The genome window ttcaagtataatttatgaaattgtaaaaaaaaggtaaataGAAACTTATTCCGACGAAACAATAAATCTCGTAATACAAATTGTGAGATTTTCGCAATCCATTATTGAAGTTTTTCGAAAGGAGCGCGTAAATGTACGAGATCGAAGGaggcttttcaaaaaatttacattcGCTAAGCATTTGTGTAGATTCGTAGAAATTCCGAGCGAGCAGCTTGATTTACTCCATTTTTTAGAGTCGCTACCTGCAGCATTTTCTGAAAACACCGATCTTATCAGCCCCTCCCATGTTCCGTAACCTTGACATTCTTTCGCTGtagtttttttcgttactcCGCGACCGAGCGAATCCGCGCGAGAGAagcgaaaataataaattgcgGGAATTTCGCGGGAGATCGAGGTCCCGGGGAATTTCGAGAATTCTCGTCGAATCTTTTCGACCAGCGAGTAAGACGGTATGATATTAATAAGGAAAACGATcctaaataaaaagaaaaattgtctcAAATTTGGGCATTTCGCCCGATCAATATTCGATTCGCTCTGGTCGAAATTTAGTTGGAAAAACTGCTTAAAATTCTCGCCATCGACGTTGCTCGTCCCCCAACATTTAGCATTGTCGTTAAGGTTCGCCTCGTTAAGATCCTCggtaaaaaatgtcttttggCACGACTTCAATCACATTGGAAGGCCGGATTATGATTTGGGTCGCAGGACGTTAGACACACGttccaaaaaattcacgagATTGACTCACCTTTGAGCGCGTCTCGACGACGAGGATCACCTATCCGGGCAGCATCCCTGCTTAATAATCCGGTAATCCAATGGGACACGAGGTTagaaaaaagggtgaaaataCACAAGAATATGTATCGCGTAGGATGTTTGAGGCTTGTGTCAAGCGCTTTATGGTCAGGTGGCTCCGCGCGTTAAACCGGTGAAAAAACAGATCACACTTTGCTCTGATTTCCgcggtattttttttctcgtgaaaCCACAGAATGCGAAAATGACGATAATCAGTAACGATATATCTGTTGGAATTCCACCGGTAATACTGACTTCAAAGCAAGTTTCGGAGTACACGCACAGACACAGAAACACACACTACAATCACTGGGAGCGTAGCacaccaaaaaatatttcattggacttgattatttttttacgtttcatTCATGCTTCACGAAAAAACCTTCCGCAATATTCCGCGGGCGTTAACGCGCCTCCAACGTCAACTTTCCTGGCATGCAAAATATCTTTTTGCTTGTTTCGAGAGTGGCTAAAAGAACAAACAAAATCACTCGCaagtcatgatttttttcgcccTGCAATCATTTCAGCTCCATTTATAAATAACACGGTAAATCGAGTTTTCACCTCACTCCTTTTCCACCTCGATTAAATAGtgtgttttctctctctctttttttaacGCTGAAAACACTGTTTTTCTTGACTCGTTCGTACGCACGAACGATCTTGGAAAAACGCTCGTCCGACGTCGAAGTACTTGCTTCACCGGCGGCCGGCGAGTGACTGACGGGCTGGCTGTGGAATGCTCCCCTCGGTTCAACTATCTCCGTCTCCTtttcttctcgctctctctctctctctctctctaccgATTCTCCGATGCCTAGAATCGGCAACACGTTTGCTCAGTTTCCAAAGGACGCTCAGGGCTGTTTTGACTATTTTCATCGCGAGTCGTTATTCGTGGCGAGAACAGTCATTAAAATCATGGATTGCgacaaatttcatttcagaatGTTGTCGATTGAACAATAttgtgaccgatttttcggcaCTGATTCGACAAGTATTTTCAGTCTTCTCTCGCCCTCGAAAAATGATTGGAATGATCGTAGGCAGAGGGGACAGTAAAAAACTCCAAAAATATTAGGAAACGatggatttttcgaaattgttttgttgCGTACGCTTTGCTGGCGCCAGGGAAACTCTCCTTTTAAGGCTCATTTGATAACCGAATGCCCAAATTGCTTTCTTCCGAGTCTCGGAATTCTTCTTCGACGAATATTTCGATGGAAGATCTTCAGAAAGATTCCTTTTTATTACATTACGATGTGCTACGAATCACTTCCAGAACGTTATTTTTATGAGGAATCCCGCTGCTTGCATAGACACTGAACTGGGCTCTTGAATTTCGATGGTTTTTTGGGACGCTAGAGTTGAGGACAAACTTTTCAGCGAGTGGGTGCTTCGACGCAATGACTTAAGAGGCTTTCGACAAATGTGTCATTTGTGACCTCGATAAATACGTGgttcgtcaaattttctcgAAATCTGTCGCTGTAGGTTGCAGAAAGAATTCACTGGAGTTTATCCCACAACTCCACATTCGTCAAACTTTCCATTTCATTCGTCAATATTTGCCCAGTACAATATTCAGTGTTTGtaccgaaaaatgaaaataaattgacaATTTGCGACCGCAATTTCGTGAACTTGACATTGGaaatcgtagaaaaaaatggaaatcgaaatcAACGAATGACTTCCAGAAAAATTCAACTTGCTTATTCAATTCGTGGCAagtttcgattgatttttttaaaaacgtgACCCAATTACCATTGGAAAATCGTGACGCTACCAATTGTTGGAGCGAATATTCTGCTGTGAATTACAGCAAAGCAGTTTGGACGAGATTCCAAATAATTTTAGTGTCGCGAGCTTCCAGAGCGAGAGCCTTCGGAATAAAGAAATGTTGAAATCCAGATAGACCGCGCGGTGGATGTGAAACCTCCAAAAAGACAGAAACCTCTCTCCACACTGAGTACAGACGCAAAGTGTCACCGCTCCAGAAGCCCGGTCGATAGGCAAAGCAATTGTCTTCGCTTGATAAAGCAGAGACTTGCAGAGCCAGCGagcgaaaaaatagaaaacggagaAGACCTCGGAACCGGACGTTGGAAAGTTTCTGCCATTCCGACCGAGACACACGATCGTCGTTCTGGGTGAGCCGCAACAAAAAAGCGCCGGGTGCAACGAATCATCAAAGTTCCTGAGTGAGACTGCGTTCTCTGTGGTTTCCGTAGCCCTCAAGTTCGAGGCGCATGCGCGTTAGATCAATATCGCGCCACCATGTTGGTGGGGCGAGGATAAAATTTCTCGTAGTCTACGCAGTGCGATGTGTACGACAAGACGAGACCGGATGGAGGCTTGCAATCCATTTTGCGAATACGTCTGTAGGCAGAACTCCGTTAATCGATACCAAAGAGGataaattctcattttcttcggaAAATCCAGTCGCCTGTTATCGAAACTCTGTCGCAGCGCGAACCAAGTGACCACGGTGGCGCCCTCTTCCCTTAAAATTGTGCATCACCGTAGAGACCCGCGTTCAGCTTCGAACGCGACGGAGCTCGTTCCTCCTtgcaataaattattttcactcTAAGATTACGAACAATCGCGGTTTAAATTAAATTcacacttttattttcattataaaatgAGATACATCGCAGCCCTTGACGTTGGAACTACGACCGTACGGTGCTACATTATCGACGAGAATATCACCACTGTTGCTTGTGCTACGGAAAAGGTTCGTATAGTTTCTATACAAAAATATTCACCAATACCGATTTCATACATTTGTTgctattgatgaaaaatggtAAATATTCTGTCGATGAAGAATCTTTTCTACTCCACTATTTTGCCTCCGTCCAACACGTTTCttcactcatttttcattctctaatCCCAGCTCGAACGGCACGAGTGCGTACAGTGCAGAGATAAGAATTCTTCGTAGCATTCGTACTTCGAAGTTCATTTTCCTGATCGATCTTTTGTCACTAATCAAGTTTCGATTCGTATAGTTTTCGTTGAAAGTGAGAATCTCTGAGATTCGTCTAtactgacatttttttcatttcttcgaaTCAATTGCATTTAtggttttatttttccataccATGAATTTTACTTTATTTACAGAAATAGTTGTTCACAGAAATAGTTGCACATTTGTATTGCATTGAAgcacgaattttcatttttttcaaaccttcGACGACTTTAATGAGTCTCAAGAAATTTacatttcttttaatttttttttgtacctcGAAACTACTCATTTGATAATAAACTTCTTCAACAATGTATAAAATTGCTGAATGAGAATCGTTGGAAAATAAGTTGCGTGACAAGTTTTTTAAATACGTGAGAATTCAAGGCCAACTGTTATTTTTAGGGGCTCGACGGGCCCAAAAAACCTCAGGCCAAATTGCATGTTTCATTGATTAATGGAGGGCTGCCATTacgtaataaaatgaaaaacttgATAAACCTGTTCCTATTTCACTGCAGAAGATGTTATAATTGCTATCCTGTAGAAACTCATAAAGTTTGATTATGAGCAAACAGTTTAGAACTAAACATTTTTTGCGATTTTGCATTCATTagtttacatttattttctaacAGAACccagtcaaaatattttaccaatttttataaCAAATACGGGAAACCAGAATATTCCCAAATTTCCATCTGCGGTAAAATATCTGACTTTGAAATAGAGAATTTAAATTCGGCAAAATACAGTTTTATTTGATATGTCGTCATTTCTGTACGATTTCTGTACCTGTCAAGttttcgtatataaaaatatatatctggATGAAAAATACAGGAAAATTGAAAGCAATTGCTTGAGAAAACGCTAAAATGTTTGTTGTAAcatggaattttgaaaaactgtttttgcaaaatactTTCACTCTTTCTTTAGGAAGGATGACAAAGATTGCCATTTGTAGCCACACTTTTTTTAACCTTATGatttatagctaaatatatagaaaaaaaataaattatgctACGCAGCCTTCAAAATTTTCTGATGGTTACAACATTTTAGAAGATTCATCATTCCATGGAACATTAACACCTTCTGCTATGAgagcaaataaaaattcttccctTCCTGATTTCTGAGAGAAAAAggataaaatcaaaaaatggCTTGAGtactatttaaattttttttttaaatctgaaattttgagaaaattgtttttccttGACGTACTAAGCATTTCCGATAGAgctccgaaaaaaaatatcgatttcatttttttttatcctggTAACTATACgaaaggttaaaaaaaaaattgtccggGCTGCTATGACACATGTCGGCTaaattctttgacatttttaaaaatggcctCAGGTTATATGCTGAGCGGAGAATTTCTGAAAACGAGTGTTTTCGTGATGAAATGTCAGACGTATTGCCATGACACCAGCTGCCTTTTTTTTAACACAGCAGAAATGGCCTCCCACGCAATCGCTACACTTTTGACCCTAACGATTCAATACAGTTTTGGCCGTATTGCTGTCGCACATGGTTTTGGTCGTGGGCTCTCTAACTATCATCAttccatcatttttaccaCTCAGTCAGAGCAATCAGTTTATTTCTTTACTGCGGAAGACACTGAAACTTCGACAGTCCTCAACATATCTGACTTCTTGTAAACTAATTAGactttcatcaaaattttatcatcgtTTACGTTCTATTCTCGTagctaattatttttttacgtacAGAAGCGACGAACGTGGCTGAAAGAATAATTCcaggaaataatatttattgtaaCTTACGCTGCGAGCAACCTAGGCAGAAGGCCAAGGATTCAGAGTTTTCAATTCCCCATAAAATATccgaaacgaaaacaaaaaaggagAATGCAATTAGAGAGCTTATTAATGTTCAAAAGAAGGAATACTTTAAAGAAACTCACAATCACTTTCCCGCTGAATGGACTCTTCGCAAAACCGCGTTTACTTACTCGGAGGTACGAAGAGCCAGGTTGGTGGCAACGCGCGAGttacaataaatattatttcctcTTAGCCGCGTTCCTTCCTTCCAGACGTAAAAATTTCACACAATTGCATGTGCGCAGAGAAAATTAGAGCTGAGATATGAGCGTCGAGCGAGGGACAAACTTGAGTAACTTTCGCTGGGCCAAATCAACGTTTTCATGTGCTTTTACTGCTGACACAATGATTTGCCAATTCGAATTCGATCGGTGCactatttgtttttgtataattattataaaactTGTTTTATCGACATTCGTTTATCGAGCAGGTGGAACTGATCTACCCGAAGCCCGGTTACGTCGAGATTGATCCCGATCAACTATGGAGCTCGATCCTCAAAGTTATGAAGAACGCGATCCATCGTATGttgtttttgttataaatatttagcAGTAATTCGAACGAGGAAGTTTACTTTTCAAGAAGCCTTTGCCAACCCACTTTTTACATTCGATTAAAATCGGTTACTAGCCCTTAATGGCAAACGATTTTTGTGTGGtgcggatgaaaaaaaatggtacacTAACGATGGGCTCGATTTGCAGAAAGTGGCATCGATCCAGCCTGCGTATCGTCGCTCGGCATTTCGACGCAGCGGAGCAGTTTCACCTCCTGGAATTACGAGACTGGCAAACACTATCACAGgtaaatttcattcggtatccATTAAtcgatcaacattttttttcaatgaagaaaataaaaaagtgcaAAGTAAAACGTGATTGAAAATCACTTGTCAATTTATTTGTGGAGATTCATAACGTGGAAAGATTTGCGAGCAGACTCGATGGTGAAGGAATGGAATTCCTCGGTGACGATGAAAGGTCTCAGAATGGGAGCTCATCTTTTGTACACCATAACACGAAGTAAACGTTTTTTAGCCGGGAGCGTATTGAAACTGATGAATACACAGGTACGTGTGCATAAACGGTCAACCATCATTCTCAGTCAATTGATAGAACGTCACTAAttattgaaaggaaataaagaCACGCGAAGGAATGAggaaaaactatgaagtggCATAAAATGAGACTAAATGAAGCGTGAGTtggtaaaaataatgaatggaGAGAAAGAACATCGGATTCAACACTTCGAGCAATTGTGTAGATCCTTAAATAATATCCGACGTGTCAAAATTCTTTGTACATAACGCACAAGCTACAATTGAAGGTTAGCCTGTTGTGTATTGCCTCAATTGTAATTGCCCATTGCTCAATTCGACCCCTCGTGTCAGAGCCACGTCTTTTGGTACAGTCGTTTGCAAAAATCATTGCAtatttgtttcattaaaataaCGGCGATCGCTAATTAGAGGGAATTAGGGGAAAAGTGGTGTGTCATTGCGTACTCATTTTATAAGATTTCATAGGAGTGGAATATTTTGAGATCTCCTGCACAATTGGGACGAAAATGACGATCTATTTATTTTGCGAACAAAATGTTTTCGTCCGATGAGCTGCAACCTCATTTTTTAAGGACGTAGACGAGTTGAGTTACTTCAAAAAACGAGGATTTTTAACAAAGCACAAGAAATTTAGTGGAGAAGTTTAAAGTGAGTTTTGCGATTTTATTCAGATGACTCTACGATTGAGTTGGGCCTTGCAAAACGTGCCAGGACTCCGGGAAGCTGCGACGAGTGGTGAAGCTGTGTTTGGGGGTGTCGACTGTTGGCTACTTTACAAACTAACAGGTTTGGGGTTTCGATTGTATAATTTTTGgacgaatttgatttttttcttatttctcaaCGTTTTTTGTtaacttctcacttttttgaTATTGCTTAAGAATTATTTAATGATTGCAGGGCAGCATGTAACCGACGTATCGAGTGCATCAGCGACTGGGCTTTTTGATCCGTTCACAATGTCGTGGGCCTCGTGGGCGATGGATCTTTTCAAACTGCCGCCAAACATATTTCCCCAGGTCGTCGACACGGCCGGTAACTTCGGTTACACCCCGAAGTACATTTTCGGCGCCGAAGTGCCAATCTCTTGTTCCGTAAGCTCGCTCAAGTCCATTATAATCCAAAGCTAATCGAGTAATTAGAGCAAAATAAAGTGAACTGACAAGGTGACGGTTTCACCTTTTTTCAAGATGGCTGACCAAGCGGCGTCGTTGTTTGGTTCGGGGTGCTTCCGGCCTGGTGATCTCAAGGTCACAATGGGCACTGGAACCTTCGTCGATGTCAATACAGGAAAAGAACCCCACGCATCTGTAGCCGGTAAAGGAAAAGTCGCTCATGAGGACAGCGacttttgtcaaattttcaatttacatcgctcttataataaaaaactttcttttttttcaatcaaggcTTGTACCCATTAGTAGCTTGGAAAGTCGGTAAAGAACTCGTCTACATGGTGGAAGGTGCTTCAAACGACACGGGGACACTCATCGAGTGGACAAAATCGCTGGGTACTAAAATTTTTACGATCGAcgaccaaaaaaaaagttaaaaataagaaacgagaaaatgaaaattgaataattcaattaaACTTCTTTTCGCTTACGgatgaatagaaattttctaatttttttaagattctCTCGATATtgatcatttcttttttcatttttattacagGCTTCATAAAAGAACTCGACGAATTAACGGAGATGGCTGAATCCGTAGAAAATGCTGATGGAGTTTATTTCGTGCCTGCTTTCAGTGGATTACAAGTAAGAATGACGAATTTCTTACGAGTTGAAAGACGAAAACGAAAGAGTTTTTACATTGACTTTTTGACATACTTCAAATGAGTAAAAAACTTGTCGACCCTGCGTTTTTTCGTGGACCATAATTTTTGTATGTTAATTCTGACATttgtcgttattttttttttttttttttcaccaggCGCCAATAAACGATCAAACTGCTGCAGCAGGATTTTTGGGCGTAAAACCAACTTCCGGACGCGCCCACGTGGTCAGATCATTGCTGGAGAGTTTAGTTTTTCGGGTACTGATGCTTTACCAGTCACTGTGTTCCGAGACGCGTAAAAATTATCAGAAAATAAGGTAAGcgaatgataaaaatcatttttataaaatttttgaaatttggatcTGAAATAACTTCAAATGAAAGTTagaatctataaaaaaaatcagtataCACACGAATTAGAGCAGTTGATGAaccaaaaattattaaaacgatttttattcgtcgAGGCCGCGTTCGAATAATTAACTCAATGAATAATGAATgcagtaaagaaaaaaaaatggaatcacattttttcagcGTCGACGGTGGCGTCTCGCGGAACAATTTCGTAATGCAATTATTAGCAGATTTAACCGGATTGGAAGTGGAACGATCGACGAGCAGCGAAATGGCAATTTTGGGAGTAACGTTTCTCGCCGGACTTCAATGTGGTAATTTCGACAACTTTTGCtaatgttttatttcttcttttgaaaaagaaaatacgttttttataGTATtattacaagaaaaaaatgttcgtttgtCAAAAGGAATATGGAAGTCGAAAGAAGAATTGTTGGCTTATCGAAGTATCGAGACGATTTTCAAACCCGATCGAACGAGGTGTTCGAATTATCAGCCTGTCTTTGAACAATGGAAGCGAGCAGTCGATCGATTCAAAGAATGGTACTaacgaaataacgaaaacAAGCGAGAAAGATAAAAGAGAACAAGGGCAATTGTgatcaaaatattgaaaattatcaTTCCACACAACGTACCTGAACAACAACGGACCAGGAACGAGACTGATTTATTATTTCGGTTTAAGTAAATCATGCCTTTTCGCAAAGAATATATACGAGCTAAGCAATGGCTTTGAAGGTTTATAGTTTTTTTGGTCGAGCAACGAGTGTACGACAAAGATCAGAATCATTTTcggttgttgaaaaaaatgtttgaaagatttttttttttctcgacaagtgcaactgtcttgtaaaataattcgattggaaaatattttttctaatatttcgtACGCATTTGTATACACATATCAAACAACACCGAAACAATAGAACTACACTTGAGCTTAGTGTAGTCGATCAGTCTGATAAAAAATgccaaaaatttgataatattcTTGTGCCTTATCGATTCTATGAATTCGACGGTTTCGTTAGATTTCTAGATACGTTACATATGAGATTTTAATAAACATTGTTATCTGTGCAATATTCTTAGTTATAAGTGTTGTTGAATTAAAGGAAACTCGAAGCAAATATCCTggcatttttgttatttttaaccTCATGAAAACTGACGAACTAGTGAACTTTTCGAAGCCAATTTTTTCGTGTCGATCAGTGCCGAGGCCTGTCTACAAAAAATGCAGCAAGAAGCGCTCGAATGACGCGCCATTTTGCACCAGCCAACCAGAAGTTTAGTGAGCGGGCGTTTTGAGCAACAACAAGTCCATTCGAGATCCTTCCTTTTCTGTGATTTTCTActtcattaatttttataaaaatcagaCGAAATTTCTAACGTCAGAAATATgggaatcgaacgaaatagaAGATGAAAGCGAAGCGTTTGATCCTCACGAGCCGATTACCTTGGTGTTCGAACGAAGAACGATTGTGTCGCTTTCAGCATAATAgatattcgataaaatcggtCACCTCGACAATTACTTGGCATCGTTTAACGAGAAACAAGTTTCTCTCAAAAAGGTAATCCAACGGTGGAATCCTGGATGCGATTTTGCGGACTTTCACTTACGTAACTGTGCGGATAAAGGCATTTGCAGGATTCTCAAATCCACGTATACGACTCCAGTTTCTCGTTGTTGCGTATACAATTCAAGTTTTATCGCATGCCAATGGGAGCCTCTGTAGGATGCGATTGAAGTGGAACGTCAAATTTTACATTCAAATGCAAATTAATGCAcgattaaatgaaaattcgaatcgATCCTTTTTCATGTCTAATGGgccatttgaaattatttcatgAAACAATCGCTGTAATCTTCGTCACAAATAAGAACGCATTATGAGCTACGAAACATCCGAAACTCTTCATTCTGTCAATAAAATCAAttcagaaataaacaaaaaaacgccCCCGTACTTCATTCGTTTTCAGAATAGTTTACGAGAAATGAAGGAGCTGAAACATCatcaaaaagttacaaaaTCCACGATAGTGATCGTCCGAGCAATTGTCACCTCGTGGAAgggttaaaattttattcaaatgtaCCCTTTCAGACAGACAG of Venturia canescens isolate UGA chromosome 6, ASM1945775v1, whole genome shotgun sequence contains these proteins:
- the LOC122412438 gene encoding putative glycerol kinase 5, which encodes MRYIAALDVGTTTVRCYIIDENITTVACATEKVELIYPKPGYVEIDPDQLWSSILKVMKNAIHQSGIDPACVSSLGISTQRSSFTSWNYETGKHYHRFITWKDLRADSMVKEWNSSVTMKGLRMGAHLLYTITRSKRFLAGSVLKLMNTQMTLRLSWALQNVPGLREAATSGEAVFGGVDCWLLYKLTGQHVTDVSSASATGLFDPFTMSWASWAMDLFKLPPNIFPQVVDTAGNFGYTPKYIFGAEVPISCSMADQAASLFGSGCFRPGDLKVTMGTGTFVDVNTGKEPHASVAGLYPLVAWKVGKELVYMVEGASNDTGTLIEWTKSLGFIKELDELTEMAESVENADGVYFVPAFSGLQAPINDQTAAAGFLGVKPTSGRAHVVRSLLESLVFRVLMLYQSLCSETRKNYQKISVDGGVSRNNFVMQLLADLTGLEVERSTSSEMAILGVTFLAGLQCGIWKSKEELLAYRSIETIFKPDRTRCSNYQPVFEQWKRAVDRFKEWY